The following proteins are co-located in the Neomonachus schauinslandi chromosome 8, ASM220157v2, whole genome shotgun sequence genome:
- the LYRM2 gene encoding LYR motif-containing protein 2 — MATSRLPPATLTLKQFMRRQQVLLLYRRILQAIREVPHDSDRKYLKDWAREEFKRNKSATQEDTIRMMITQGNMQLKELEKTLALAKS, encoded by the exons ATGGCCACTTCCCGCTTACCACCGGCGACGCTAACGCTAAAGCAG TTCATGAGAAGGCAACAAGTTCTCCTTCTCTACAGAAGGATTTTGCAAGCAATTCGGGAAGTGCCACATGATTCTGATCGAAAATACCTGAAGGACTGGGCAAGGGAAgaattcaaaagaaacaaaagcgcCACCCAAGAG GATACAATCCGGATGATGATTACTCAAGGCAATATGCAGCTCAAAGAGTTAGAAAAAACCCTTGCTTTGGCAAAATCTTAA